CGGATCGCCAGAATGTCGTCGCGGATCAGCCTGGTGAAATAGGGGTAGGGGAAGGCGGGATAGTAGTGCGTGCCGTCGGGCGAGGCGCCGGTGCGCAGCGCGCGCAGGAAGTTGTCGTCGCTCCAGCCCCCGATGCCGGTATCGCGGTCGGGCGTCAGGTTCGGCGAGAACACGGCGCCGAAGGGCGTGTCGATCCGCTTGCCGCCGGCAAAGGGCTTTGCCGGGTCGGCGGTATGGCAGCTCGCGCAATCGCCGGCGATCGTCAGCGCCTTGCCGTGGGCAACCATGTCGTCGGATGGCTCGGCCGCACATTCGCGCGCCGCGAACGCACTGCACAACAGCAGAGCTGCCAGAATCGCACCCGTCGTTCGACGTCGCTGCCCCATTCTTGCACCGTGCGGCCCACAAGCCGCGTTACGCCATTTCGCCGCAGGCCCGCCTTGCGACAGAAACCGAAACGACGCTCGGATATTCCCGGCACGATATTGCGATTTTTGAATGCCGGGCTTCCTTGCTCAGAATTGTGCTGCGCGCTGCGAAAAATCCGACATAGACTGGTTCTAACCAGCTCGGATGACTAGCTAAAAACCGGTCGTCGCGACCAACGAAAAGAGGGCTAAATGGGAATCAACCAAGGGCCTATCAGTCTCGACCAGAAATACACCCAAGACACCGGCCACGTCTTCCTGACCGGCATCCAGGCGCTGGTCCGCCTGCCCATGGCGCAGATCAGGCGCGATCGCGCGGCCGGTCTCAACACCGCAGGGTTCATCTCCGGCTATCGCGGGTCTCCCCTCGGCGGCTACGACCAGCAGTTGTTCGCCGCCCGCAAGCATCTCGAGCAGTACAACATCAAGTTCCAGCCCGGCGTGAACGAGGACTTAGCTGCCACCGCGATCTGGGGCTCGCAGCAGCTCGGGCTGTCGCCCGGCGCCAAGTATGATGGAGCCGTCGGCATCTGGTACGGCAAGGGCCCCGGCGTCGACCGCTGCGGCGACGTGTTCCGCCACGGGAATGCCGCAGGCTCGGCCAAGCATGGTGGGGTGCTCTGCCTCGCCGGCGACGACCACGGCGCAAAGTCCTCCACCGTCCCGCATCAGTCCGACCACGCCTTCATCTCCGCGCTGATGCCCTACCTCTACCCCTCCAGCATCCATGAAATGATCGAGATGGGCCTGCTGGGTATCGCGATGTCGCGGTACTCCGGCTGCTGGGTCGGCATGAAGGTGATTACCGAGACGGTCGAGACCACGGCCGAGATCGACCTCACCGACGAGATGACGCCGTTCGTGATCCCGACCGATTTCGAGCTGCCGCCGGGCGGGTTGAACATCCGCTGGCCGGACGACCGCTTCGAGCAGGACCGCCGGCTGCAGGACTACAAGGGCTTCGCCGCGATCGCCTTTGCCCGCGCCAACAAGGTCAACCGCGTCACCATGGATTCGCCGAACGCGCGCTACGGCATCATGGCCTCGGGCAAGAGCTACGAGGACATCCGCCAGGCGCTGCGCGAGCTCGGCATCACGCCTGAGATCGCCGCCAAGATCGGCATCCGCCTCTACAAGATCGGCATGCCCTGGCCGCTGGAACCGGAAGGCGTGCGCAACTTCGCGGTCGGTCTCGAGGAGATCTTCATCGTCGAGGAACGCCGCGAGATCGTCGAGAACCAGGTCAAGCAGGAGCTCTTCAACTGGCGCGACGACGTCCGCCCGCGCATCGTCGGCAAGATGGACGATCACGACAAGCGCTTTCTCACCTTTGCCGCCGAGCTCAGCGTTGCCTCATTGGCGAGCTCGCTGACCGAGCGACTTCTTCGACTTAATCTCAATCCTGAAATCGCAGAGATGCTGCGCGCCAAGGCCGACTGGTTCAACGGCCGCCAGTCGACGCAGATGCAGGCGACAGCCCCTGTCACCCGTGTGCCGTACTTCTGCTCGGGCTGCCCGCACAACACCTCGACCAAGGTGCCCGAGGGCAGCCGCGCGCTCGCCGGCATCGGCTGTCACTTCATGGCGCTGTGGATGAACCGCTCCACCGAGACCTTCACCCATATGGGCGGCGAGGGCGTGCCGTGGGTCGGCATCGCGCCGTTCACCAACGAGAACCATATCTTCGCCAATCTCGGCGACGGCACCTACTTCCATTCGGGCATTCTCGCGATCCGCCAGGCGATCGCCTCGAAGGCCAACATCACCTACAAGATCCTCTACAACGACGCCGTCGCAATGACCGGCGGTCAGCGCCACGACGGCGATCTCTCGCCGCAGCAGATCACCTTCCAGCTCCACGCCGAGGGCATCCGCGAGATCTATCTGGTCTCGGAAAATCCCGACGCCTATCCCGCCGATACGATCGCGCCCGGCGTCAAGCTGTACCATCGCGACGAGCTCGAAAACGTCATGAAGATGTGCCGCGAGTACAAGGGCACGTCGGCGATCGTGTTCGTGCAGACCTGCGCGGCCGAGAAGCGCCGCCGCCGCAAGCGCGGCCTGATGGAGGATCCGCCGCGCCGCGTGCTGATCAATCCGGCGGTCTGCGAAGGCTGCGGCGACTGCTCGGTGCAGTCGAACTGCATCTCGGTCGAGCCGCTGGAGACCGAGCTCGGCCGCAAGCGCACCATCAACCAGTCGACCTGCAACAAGGATTATTCCTGCGTGAAGGGCTTTTGCCCGTCCTTCGTCACGGTCGACGGCGGCAAGCTGAGGCGGCGCGCGCCGCCCGATCTCGGCGCGATCGGCGACCTGCCAGAGCCGGCATCGAAGCCTGCGCTGGACCGGCCCTACAACATCGCGGTCGGCGGTGTCGGCGGCACCGGCGTGCTGACGATCGGCGCGCTGCTCGGCATGGCGGCCCATATCGAGGGCAAGGCCAGCATGATCCTCGACATGTCCGGCCTCGCGCAGAAGGGCGGGGCGGTGCTGAGCCACGTTCGGCTCTCCGAACACACCGCTGACGTGACTTGCTCGCGTATCGTGACCGGCACGGCCGATCTCGTGCTTGCCGCCGACGAAGTGGTGGCGGCCTCGAAGGACACCATCACGCTCTGCGATGCGAGCCGCACCGTCGGCGTCATCAACAGCCACGTGATCCCGACCGCCGATTTCATCCTGAACCGCGACTTCAACTTCCAGACCCGCAAGGTCAACAGCGTGCTGGAGACCGAGCTACGCAAGGACTCCACCTTCTTCGACTTCACCAAGCCGGCCGAGGCGCTGCTCGGTGACAGCATCGCCACCAACATCATGATGCTGGGCTTCGCCTATCAGCGCGGCTTGCTGCCGCTGTCGGCTGAGGCGATCGAGAAGGCGATCGAGGTCAACGGCGTCTCGATCAAGATGAACACGCAGGCGTTCGAACTGGGGCGGCTCGCCGCCGCCGATCCGGCGCGTCTGGCCGCGATGCTGAAGGATCAGGACGACGTCGTTCCGCCGAAGACACTGGACGCGATGTCGCTCGATGAGATCATAAGCCACCGCATGGCGCTCTTGACCGACTACCAGAGCTCGCGCCTGGCGAAGCGTTACCGCAAGCTGGTCGACCAGGTCCGTGAGGCCGCGACCAAGGGCGGCTTTGGCGAGGCGCTGCCGCGCGCGGTCGCAATCAACTACGCCAAGCTGCTCGCCTACAAGGACGAGTACGAGGTGGCGCGTCTGTTCACCGACGGCCATTTCGAGAAGCAGTTGCGCGACCAGTTCGAAGGCGAGTTCAAGTTCAGCTTCAATCTCGCGCCGCCGATCCTCGGCGGCGGTCTCGATGCGCAGGGCCGGCCGAAGAAGCGCGCGTTCGGCGCCTGGATGATGTCCGTCTTCAAGGTGCTGGCGAAATTCCGCTTCCTGCGCGGCACGCCGCTCGACATCTTCGGCTACAACGCCGATCGCAAGCTGGAGCGCGATCTGATCACGGGCTACGAGAAGGATGTCGCAACCGTGCTCAGCCTGCTATCGCCGCTCAATCACGACATCGCGGTTGAACTGCTGTCGCTGCCCGATCGCATCAGAGGCTACGGCCCGGTGAAGGAGAAGGCGATCGCGGAGGCAAAGGTTCGCTACGCGCAACTCGCCGCCGACCTCGCCAATCCACCGCCGGCACCGCGGCAGATGGCGGCGGAGTAGGGCAGTTCAATCGGTGAGGTGGTTTGGCGCAGCGTGGCCCGCAGCTTCGGTTGCTATGCTTGCGGACGTCACGCGTATGGGGGCGGCGGATGGACTTGACCAAGAGGATCGTCACGCAGGCGCCTCTCGAAGAACTTTGGAACGATAATGGACCGTTAGACGCGCGCCGTGGGGAACGGGCAGGCGAAACGGAAATCGTTCGGCTTCTGCAGGATGGCTCGACTTTCGTGGTTGCCGACGCAGGACTTCCTTTGCGGTGGATATCCGCAGACGATCGTTTTGCGTTCTGGAAGGACGAAGTGAAGTATCGACTGGTGGCTTTAGACGCTGATCGCTTTGACGTCTGCAACTATCCCGGCAGCTACTGCTATGTCGCGACGATGTGGCCGTGCGCGTCGCTCGGACCGGTGATCGTTCTGGAAAAGCATCATTAGTTCGGCCAAAGGTTCGCTACGCGCAACTCGCCGCCGACCTCGCCAACCCGCCGCCGGCACCGCGGCAGATGGCGGCAGAGTGAGCTGACCCTCGCGGTGAGGAGGCGTATAGCGCCGTCTCGAACCATGAGGCCTCGATCTTGCCTGTGGCCCATCCTTCGAGACGACCGCTTCGCGATCTCCTCAGGATGAGGTCGAGTATGTGGCGGCCGGCGATCGCAGTCTCGCCTGACGGAATATTTCCGCGCTTGCCAAGGTCGCGCGGGCAGTTCAGAAAAACGCTGGACGGTTAAGAACGCCAGCGGAGAACGATTTGACCATCAAGGGCAAAGCCTACATTGCCGGGATCTACGAACATCCCACCCGGCACGCACCCGACAAATCAACTGCACAGCTTCACGCCGAGGTCGCCAAGGGCGCGCTCGAGGACGCGGGGCTTACCAAGGACGATATCGACGGCTATTTCCTTGCCGGCGATGCGCCGGGCGGCTTGTGGCCGATGGTCGATTATCTCGGCCTCAACACCAAGAAGCTGCGCCACGTCGATTCCACCGAGACCGGCGGCTGTTCCTATCTGATCCATCTCGGCCATGCCGCCGAGGCGATCGCCGCCGGCAAGTGCTCGGTCGCGCTGGTCACGCTGGCGGGCAAGCCGCGCACCGGCCCGATGCCGCCGCGTGCCGCCGGCGCCGAGCTCGATTTCGAGTCCGCCTACGGGGCTACCACGCATAATGCCTACGGCATGTGTGCCATGCGTCACATGCACGACTACGGCACCACCTCCGAGCAGCTCGCCTGGATCAAGGTCGCGGCCTCGCATCACGCGCAATACAACCCGCATGCGATGCTGAAGGAGGTTGTGACGGTCGAGGACGTTCTGAACTCGCCGATGATCTCCGACCCGCTGCACCGCATGGATTGCTGCGTCGTCACCGACGGCGGCGGCGCGATGATCGTCACCACGCCCGAGATCGCCAAGAGCCTGAAGAAGCCGCTGGTCCGGCTGATCGGCCATGGCGAGGCGATGAAGGGTCCGCGCGGCGGCAAGGATCTCGATCTGACGTACTCCGCCGGCGTGTGGTCCGGCCCGCGCGCCTTCGAAGAAGCGGGCGTGACGCCGAAGGACATCAAATACGCCTCGATCTACGACAGCTTCACCATCACCGTGCTGATGCAGCTCGAAGACCTCGGCTTCTGCAAGAAGGGCGAGGGCGGCAAGTTCGTCGCCGACGGCAATCTGATCTCGGGCGTCGGCAAGCTGCCGTTCAACACGGATGGCGGCGGCCTCTGCAGCAACCACCCCGTCAACCGCGGCGGCATGACCAAGATCCTCGAGGCCGTCCGTCAGCTGCGCGGCGAAGCGCATCCGAAGGTGCAGGTGCCGAACTGCGACCTCGCCATCGCCCACGGCACCGGCGGTCTGCTCGGCGTTCGCCACGCCGCCTCAACCTGCATTCTGGAGCGTGCGTAATGTCTGAAGCCAAGAAGTACAATGCCCCGGTGACCAACCCGGAGACCGCGCCGTTCTGGGAGGCGGCGAAGGCGGGCAAGTTCATGATCAAGCGCTGCAACACTTGCGGCGAAGCGCATTACTTCCCGCGCGCGATCTGCCCGTTCTGCTTCTCCGACAAGACGGTGTGGGAAGAGGCGAGCGGTGAGGCGACGGTCTACACCTACAGCCTGATGCGGAAGTCGCCGACCGGTCCCTATGCGATCGCCTATGTGACGCTGAAGGAAGGTCCGTCGCTGCAGACCAACATCGTCGATTGCGACCTGGAGAAGGTGACGATCGGCCAGAAGGTGAAGGTGGTGTGGAAGCCGACCGACGGCGCGCCGCTGCCGTTCTTCACGCCGGCCTAAGAAGTACCGTCCCCCCTTGCGGGGGAAGGTGGCAGCCGAAGGCTGCCGGAAGAGGGGTTTCTCTCCGCGAGAGAGATGCGTCTGTGGAGGCAACCCCTCTCCCTGAGGAGTTCGTTGCGCAACCGGTGTGGCCCTCTCCCGCAAGGGGAGAGGGCTCAACAACGGGTACCGCGCTGAAGGAAAGAAGTTCGGGGAGAAAACAACAATGCCGATCGTGTACGAACAGCTGATGGCCCTGAAAAATCTCGGCCAGAAATACAGCTACACTGA
The DNA window shown above is from Bradyrhizobium sp. ISRA464 and carries:
- a CDS encoding indolepyruvate ferredoxin oxidoreductase family protein, coding for MGINQGPISLDQKYTQDTGHVFLTGIQALVRLPMAQIRRDRAAGLNTAGFISGYRGSPLGGYDQQLFAARKHLEQYNIKFQPGVNEDLAATAIWGSQQLGLSPGAKYDGAVGIWYGKGPGVDRCGDVFRHGNAAGSAKHGGVLCLAGDDHGAKSSTVPHQSDHAFISALMPYLYPSSIHEMIEMGLLGIAMSRYSGCWVGMKVITETVETTAEIDLTDEMTPFVIPTDFELPPGGLNIRWPDDRFEQDRRLQDYKGFAAIAFARANKVNRVTMDSPNARYGIMASGKSYEDIRQALRELGITPEIAAKIGIRLYKIGMPWPLEPEGVRNFAVGLEEIFIVEERREIVENQVKQELFNWRDDVRPRIVGKMDDHDKRFLTFAAELSVASLASSLTERLLRLNLNPEIAEMLRAKADWFNGRQSTQMQATAPVTRVPYFCSGCPHNTSTKVPEGSRALAGIGCHFMALWMNRSTETFTHMGGEGVPWVGIAPFTNENHIFANLGDGTYFHSGILAIRQAIASKANITYKILYNDAVAMTGGQRHDGDLSPQQITFQLHAEGIREIYLVSENPDAYPADTIAPGVKLYHRDELENVMKMCREYKGTSAIVFVQTCAAEKRRRRKRGLMEDPPRRVLINPAVCEGCGDCSVQSNCISVEPLETELGRKRTINQSTCNKDYSCVKGFCPSFVTVDGGKLRRRAPPDLGAIGDLPEPASKPALDRPYNIAVGGVGGTGVLTIGALLGMAAHIEGKASMILDMSGLAQKGGAVLSHVRLSEHTADVTCSRIVTGTADLVLAADEVVAASKDTITLCDASRTVGVINSHVIPTADFILNRDFNFQTRKVNSVLETELRKDSTFFDFTKPAEALLGDSIATNIMMLGFAYQRGLLPLSAEAIEKAIEVNGVSIKMNTQAFELGRLAAADPARLAAMLKDQDDVVPPKTLDAMSLDEIISHRMALLTDYQSSRLAKRYRKLVDQVREAATKGGFGEALPRAVAINYAKLLAYKDEYEVARLFTDGHFEKQLRDQFEGEFKFSFNLAPPILGGGLDAQGRPKKRAFGAWMMSVFKVLAKFRFLRGTPLDIFGYNADRKLERDLITGYEKDVATVLSLLSPLNHDIAVELLSLPDRIRGYGPVKEKAIAEAKVRYAQLAADLANPPPAPRQMAAE
- a CDS encoding thiolase domain-containing protein, whose product is MTIKGKAYIAGIYEHPTRHAPDKSTAQLHAEVAKGALEDAGLTKDDIDGYFLAGDAPGGLWPMVDYLGLNTKKLRHVDSTETGGCSYLIHLGHAAEAIAAGKCSVALVTLAGKPRTGPMPPRAAGAELDFESAYGATTHNAYGMCAMRHMHDYGTTSEQLAWIKVAASHHAQYNPHAMLKEVVTVEDVLNSPMISDPLHRMDCCVVTDGGGAMIVTTPEIAKSLKKPLVRLIGHGEAMKGPRGGKDLDLTYSAGVWSGPRAFEEAGVTPKDIKYASIYDSFTITVLMQLEDLGFCKKGEGGKFVADGNLISGVGKLPFNTDGGGLCSNHPVNRGGMTKILEAVRQLRGEAHPKVQVPNCDLAIAHGTGGLLGVRHAASTCILERA
- a CDS encoding Zn-ribbon domain-containing OB-fold protein, translating into MSEAKKYNAPVTNPETAPFWEAAKAGKFMIKRCNTCGEAHYFPRAICPFCFSDKTVWEEASGEATVYTYSLMRKSPTGPYAIAYVTLKEGPSLQTNIVDCDLEKVTIGQKVKVVWKPTDGAPLPFFTPA